GACTGGTCTAGTCCTTCTACGGTTCCAGGCGAACGCCTCACCGCGTTCATGCCAAACCGGGCGCGTACGGCCCGGAGTTCGGCCAGCACCCCCCACGCACCAGCCCTCCCCCACGAGGAGCCACGATGCTCAAGCTGCACCGTCCCCGCGCCCGGCTCCGGGCGCTCGCCGCGGCCGCCTGCACGGCGGCGCTCGGCGCCACCCTGCTCGGCGTCGCAGGTACGTCCCCGGCAGGCGCGGTCCCCACCGCCCAGCCGGCCACGGCCGCCGCCGAGGCCGCCCCCACGGCGGCCGGCGACAAGGTGATCGGATACTTCACCAACTGGGGCACGTACGACCGCAATTACCACGTCAAGAACATCGTGACGTCAGGTTCGGCGGACAAGCTCACCCACATCAACTACGCCTTCGGCAACGTGACCGGCGGCAAGTGCCAGATCGGCGACTCCTACGCCGACTACGAGAAGGCCTACACCGCCGAGGAGTCGGTAGACGGGGTCGCCGACACCTGGGACCAGGAACTGCGCGGCAACTTCAACCAGTTGCGCAAGCTCAAGGAGCTCCACCCGGACATCAAGGTCCTCTGGTCGTTCGGCGGCTGGAGCTGGTCGGGCGGGTTCGGTGAGGCCGCGCAGAACCCGGCCGCGTTCGCGAAGTCCTGCTACGACCTGGTGGAGGACCCGCGGTGGGCCGATGTCTTCGACGGCATCGACATCGACTGGGAGTACCCCAACGCCTGCGGCCTGACCTGTGACACCAGTGGCCGGGACGCCTACGGCGAGCTGCTGGGCGAGCTGCGCAAGGCCTTCGGGAACGACAACCTGATCACCT
This DNA window, taken from Streptomyces griseus subsp. griseus, encodes the following:
- a CDS encoding glycoside hydrolase family 18 protein; this translates as MLKLHRPRARLRALAAAACTAALGATLLGVAGTSPAGAVPTAQPATAAAEAAPTAAGDKVIGYFTNWGTYDRNYHVKNIVTSGSADKLTHINYAFGNVTGGKCQIGDSYADYEKAYTAEESVDGVADTWDQELRGNFNQLRKLKELHPDIKVLWSFGGWSWSGGFGEAAQNPAAFAKSCYDLVEDPRWADVFDGIDIDWEYPNACGLTCDTSGRDAYGELLGELRKAFGNDNLITSAITADGSDGGKIDAVDYAGAAKHLDWYLPMTYDFFGAFAAQGPTAPHSPLTSYPGIPTEGFNSDAAISKLKSLGIPSEKLLLGIGFYGRGWTGVTQTEPGGSATGAAAGTYEPGIEDYKVLKGSCPVSGTVAGTAYAHCGNDWWSYDTPETIGTKMDYKNDQGLGGTFFWELSGDTTNGELIKAID